The nucleotide sequence GTGCCGGCGGCGATCTGACGGAAGAGGGCTCTTTCACTCTGGACGGACCGATTCCCGCGGGTTCCTACAGTGTATTTATCTCTATGCCCAGTGAATTCACTCCCGCCCAGGCACAGAGCAATAAAGGACTGTCACAGGTTCCGAAAAAATATCTTGGTTCTTCCACAACCGATCTCAAAGCAGATGTTTCTGAAGGTGAAAGCAGCCACGACTTCGATTTGAAATAACCAACTCCCGCAGCCTGGAGATCAGAGATTTCTCTTTCTCCCCAATATTCTCAAAGAACGGGTCCCGCTCAGTGAACGCTCCAGTTAAACTGGAGAGAACTGGAGTCGCTTTTCCCGTCTCTGACTGATCTGATTTAGATTGACTACTACCCGTTTCAGAAAACAGGACACCATGCACCGCATTCACAAAATCGCTCGCCCCCTTGTATCCCGCTCGTTCAACAGACTGACCGTTACACTGCTGCTGTTGACTCTGACCAGCCTGCTCACCCCGGCACTCGCAGCTGCCGGCGATTTGATGGCGGGCGCCGCCAAGGTGGACATCACCAATCGCAATGTGCCCGTCAATGATCCCCTGTATGTGAAAGCACTGGTCATCAAGGACGGCGACAATACTGCTGCCATCGTAACCGTTGATGCTGTCGCGATTGGCGAGATCGGTTCCATCACCAACGAATACCTGGGCAACGTACGGACCCAGATCGAACGCGATCTGAAAATCAAACCCAAAAACATCATGATCAACGCCAGTCACTGTCACGGCATCGTCTGTGCCGACGTTGAAGAACGCACCATCCAAGCCATCAAGGACGCTGCGAAAAACCTGGTTCCCGTCAACGTCGGTGTCGGCACCGGTCACGAAGACCGCGTGATGGAAAACCGGCGGCTGTTCCTCAAAAACGGTAAAGAAGCCGACGTCCGCCACGCGTACTCACTCCCCCCCGATGAAGAAGTCGCGAAAATCGGTCCCATCGATCCCGAGATCGGCATTCTGAAACTCGAAAAGAAAAATGGCGACACACTCGCCGTCGTGTACAACTTCGCCGTGCATCCGATTCAAGGCGTTCCCAGCAAAGGCAACACCGCCGACATGAGTGGCTTCGCTTCACAGGTGATCGAAGACAACCTCAGTGATGGCACGATCGCTTTGTTCGTGCAGGGTTGTGGCGGCGATATCAACCCCGCGCAATACAAAGACGTCGACAATCCCCGCGACGCCGAAACCCTGGGCAACCAGTTGGGGCTCAGCGCGCTCAAAGCAATCCGCAAGATCAAATGCACCGACAACAGTGACCTGACCGTCTTGAATGAAACATTGACGCTTCCCCGATCCAACAATGCCACGCGGATTGAGTCACTCAAAAAAGAACAGGAACAGCTGCTGAATTCACTGCAGGGAACCAGCTTGAATCTCAAAACGTTTCTGCCTCTGATCGTCAAATACAAACTCTACGACGAACACCCTTCGTACTATTCACACCGTTATCTGCTGGAAAAGAAACTGGGCCGCGACGGTCTGGCCAAGCTCGACGCAGAGAACCGCGCGAACATGGAACGCTACATCAACAACGTCTACAAGATGGAAAAGATGACCCGCAACAAAGCCAACCTGGCGCTGCTTAATAAACATCAGTCCCGTAACCAGGCCGCCGGCAAAACCCTCGATGCGGAAATCTTCGCCATCAAAGTCGGCGACTTCCGCATGATCACCTTCCCCGCGGAGCTGACCGTCAACATCGGTCTGAACATCAAGAAAAAGTCCCCGTTCGAAAACACGTTCGTCGCCGGCTACACCAACGGCTACAACTATTATGCCCCGACTGCCGAGCAACTGAAAAACGTCGGCGGTGCCCAGGAAGACAGCGACTGCATGCTGGCCCCCGAATGGCAGGCTCTCTTTGAAGCCAAAGCCCAGGAAATGATCAAACAGTTGAAGTGACTGGTTGCCGCTTTCGAAATTCCCTTCGCAGGGGTCGCCCGATGTGGCGACCCGCAGAGTGGAGGCGTTTGCTGGTTGCCCTATGAAGTTTTATCGGGTCCCTTTCGCTCTAAATAACAAACGAACCTCAACAGACGGGTGGGCACATGGGCCCCGCGCCTACTGTTAGATGTTTCGAGAGTATTGTACCTTGTTATGCCAGCACCGTCGGTCAAGCCGAGCGGTGGCACACGGACGGCTGATAACATTTGGGAGTCACACCAAATACAGGAAATGGTACCGTGTGCCACGGTCCGGCTCGTCCGGCCGTGCCGAGCAAGTATTGGAAGCCTGTTTCTGAACAGAACGCGGTAGCCGCAACCTCCCGCTCGCTGCGCTCGGCCCGAATTTTATTCGGGCCTACCCATTTTTTTCTTTCGCGTGGTTTCGTGTTTTTCGTGGTAGAAAAATCGTGATGGATTTTTATTGCCCTTTCTCAAAATAATTAGACAAAGATTCAGATACCTGATTTCTACCAGTCAGATCAGACAGACGTAAATTTACATTGATGCGGAGTGCCGAAGCGTGCCAGTTCCAGACAGAATTCTTATTGTTTTGACATTCTGGTCTCTGGCTTTCATGCCGTCTCTGATTCTGTCTGCGCGCGAACAGCATTCAGAAGTCCCCGAAAAACCACCACTGTCAGAAAGCGAATTTCGCACTCAATATGCGCACGCGATGAAAAAATTCAAAGACGCGTACCGGAACATCGAATGCCGGGCTGAATGCCAGTCCCTGTTTGATGACCCGAACGATCCTTCCACTAAAAAACGATATGACTTTTCGGCACATGTGCTTGCGAAGGGAAAATCGATTGTAGCCGAACAGAATTACGCGGCAGAGACTCCCCTTGGGGGAATTTATTCCAATGAGATTGTCTGCGCCACGCCAGACTATGCGTTCGAGCTTGATAAAACCAGACCAGGCAATCCCTACCTGTTAACTTCGGTTACCCACATCTCAACCGAACATCTCAGAACGCGATTGAGAATCATCATGGGTCATTACAAGGATACGTATCTGTATGCCGCAGGTTCCCTGGACGGTTGCTTATTTGAAGAGATAATTCAGAAGCCATCTTTTAGTGTCACAAAGCTTGAACGAGTTCCCCCACAAAAGGAAGAGGCAGAGCAGTTGGTCGCGCTGGACTTTAAGGTGACTGAAGATCCCTGGGCCATTTCCAGCGGTCATATCGTGTTTGCCCCTGACAGGAACTGGGCCGTGCTGGAATTTCAGTACCGCTGTGATTATTCGGACACCGATTATTCAACTTACACAGGCAGGAATACTTATGCTTCTACACAGAAACACGAGATCCCTGTACCTGAAAAATGCGAACACGAACAGACTCATTATCATGCAGACATGTTACCGATCAGCGAAACGTTTTCTGCAAAACTAAGCAGCATTTCATTTGGCACCGTGGATGATTCTGTTTTTCTGTTATCAAACTACGGCTTACCCGACACCCCACTCACGGCTCCACGCCCTGCGACGAACAATTTGATGCAGTGGTTCCTGATCGGCAATGCGATTCTGCTGGCACTGATTGTCTTGTGGGTTGGATTGCAGCGTTTTCGTTCCCGTTCGAAACAGTGAGGGGAAACCTGCAGATGCCATTTAGTATCGCGTTTTCAGCACTCATGTTTTTTTTGATCGCAGTTCTGCCTGTGATAAACGTGCCCGGTACGGCTTCAGGCCAGACCAATAACACCGCGATGCCCACAGACCGCTTTCTTTCAGAATACAAGGCCGCGATTACCAGACAGAAACAGAGTGTTCAGAATGTCCAATGCCATGCAGAATGCCACTACGAATATCACAACTACATCAACGGTGTCTCAAAAGACTACTTTTTAACTTCCCACTTGATGGTCAAAGAAGACTCGAATGTCATCATCGAACAGTATGCAACCAATACACCTTACGAAGGCACTGAGCGGGATCTCGTGTTATGTACGACGCCTCAATATGCATTCTCACTCAGTAGAGTAGAATCAGACAAGCCATATCTTTTAAAGCTCATTTCGCACGATTCCACTCAAATCGAAGGAATGCAGCCGACAGACAAATTGGATATGTTTCTGGCAGGTGGCAATTTACTCTTCTTTAATCCATTCCGACTCCCGCTTGATACGCCCCGTTTCAAGATTGTGCAGCTGGAACAATTTTTACCGGTAGAAAAGGGCAGTTCTGAGTTGATCGCACTCGATTTTATTCTGAACGATGACGCCGCTCTGTTTAAAGAAGGTCATATTCTGTTCGCACCAGATCTGAACTGGGCAGTACTGGAATATGAATACCGCACCAATCCCGCAGACTCTGATCACACCCTCTATACCGGCAGGAACACATTCACTCCACTGCAAAACAATGGCATCCCCATGCTCATCACAGGCGAACATAGTGTCGTGCATACTATTAAGAATCAAAAACAAAGCGACTGGAACTATTCTGTCCGGCTGACAGATTTTTCATTTGGCACCGTGGATGATTCCGTATTCCGTTTATCAAACTACGGCTTACCCGACACCCCACTCACGGCTCCACGCCCTGCGACGAACAATTTGATGCAGTGGTTCCTGATCGGTAACGGCATTCTGCTGGCGCTGATCGTCTTGTGGGTTGGATTGCAGCGTTTTCGTTCCCGTAGATTCCTGGAGGGTCAGTCTGCAGATGTCCGTTAACAAAGTAAATTCTACCCTCATGCTTTACACATTGGTGGGATTGACCGTGGCGATCTTTTCAAAGACGGCCTTGGCTCAAACCAACGGCAATGCGAAAAATCGGAGCATCATATCAGAAAGCGAATTCCGAAACCAATACGCAAGTGCTGTGAAAAAGTTCAAAAGCGGCTACCAAAACGTCGAGTGCCATTTTGACTGTTTCTACAATGAATATAAGTTTCAGGCACACCTACTTGCTAAGGATGACTCGGTAGTCGGCATCATGAATTACGCGAAAGCAACTCCTTTGCAGGGACAATACTGCAGCAAATTTTTTTGTATTACACCGAACTATGTATTCAACCTCGATAAAACAAATTCGGGTGCGCCGTACCTGCTGAGCAGTATCAGCCACGATAAGAAACAGATCGTTCGTGCTCGAGCTGTCACGTCGAGAGATCTGGATATTTACCTGTTTGCAGCCAGTTCCATGTTCGAGGTTTCTGTGGAAACGATGCTCGAAATGCCATCGTTCAAAATC is from Gimesia maris and encodes:
- a CDS encoding carboxypeptidase-like regulatory domain-containing protein, whose amino-acid sequence is MLTLIPASFRTFLQLRNSALCCLAVLTVTLLTGCGGTTVASKPMGTVSGTVTLKGQPLSNCRVNFISEQLGASAGGDLTEEGSFTLDGPIPAGSYSVFISMPSEFTPAQAQSNKGLSQVPKKYLGSSTTDLKADVSEGESSHDFDLK